One window from the genome of Candidatus Rickettsiella isopodorum encodes:
- a CDS encoding LexA family protein, whose protein sequence is MNIKDIRRKNLRKLARLVGGITDLSDHLDRSQSQISHLIGNSPIKNIGDRLASHIEKVFNKPHGWLDHEHAAEEAEGAYHYENNQPYYQVPLLTPQEAKERFLHFIKISPKTYSKYLSTNIPLSSDAFALRVENDCMETAQGPSFPKNCIIVLDTDCVAHNAAFILAKIKQDPGSTLLFRQLVIDGNRRYLKALNQHYPLTEMQPDDTTCGVVRFMLMEF, encoded by the coding sequence ATGAATATAAAAGATATTAGACGGAAAAATTTACGGAAATTAGCTCGCTTAGTAGGTGGGATCACTGATTTATCTGATCATTTGGATCGTTCGCAAAGCCAAATTAGTCATTTAATAGGCAATAGCCCGATTAAAAATATAGGTGATCGATTGGCTAGCCATATTGAGAAAGTTTTTAATAAACCTCATGGATGGCTCGATCATGAGCATGCAGCTGAAGAAGCTGAAGGGGCTTATCACTATGAAAATAATCAGCCTTACTATCAGGTGCCCTTATTGACACCCCAAGAGGCAAAAGAACGTTTTCTGCATTTTATAAAAATCTCACCTAAAACCTATTCAAAGTATTTAAGCACCAATATTCCCCTTAGTTCGGATGCATTTGCACTTCGTGTAGAAAATGATTGCATGGAAACCGCTCAAGGTCCAAGTTTTCCAAAAAATTGTATTATCGTATTAGATACCGACTGTGTTGCACACAATGCGGCTTTTATCTTAGCTAAAATAAAGCAAGATCCTGGAAGTACACTACTTTTTAGACAATTAGTGATTGATGGCAATCGCCGTTATCTGAAAGCTCTCAACCAGCATTATCCTTTAACAGAAATGCAACCTGATGATACGACATGTGGTGTAGTGCGTTTTATGCTCATGGAATTTTAA
- a CDS encoding prepilin peptidase, with product MEYFLIGIFVFFSVLLGSFFTVLIYRLPLILKKQWEKDSQAFLNQENLTHLNEEDFNIFLPFSHCPSCRECLTVLQKIPILSYFFLKRRCAYCQVRISFCYPLIEILTLVASFIVIERFGISLQTFAALILTWGLLILAFIDFEHNILPDIITFPLLWCGLLSSIKQLFVSPEVAILGACFAYLFLYLLAKCYQWLIKIEPMGEGDFKCFALLGAWLGIKALPYILFIAAVAASLVGVVLYLCNKDSLRKGIAFGPYLALSGWLVLLYQPYL from the coding sequence ATGGAATATTTTTTAATAGGTATTTTTGTTTTTTTTAGTGTTTTGTTAGGTAGTTTCTTTACCGTATTGATATATCGTTTGCCATTGATTTTAAAAAAACAATGGGAGAAAGATTCGCAAGCGTTCTTAAATCAAGAAAATTTGACTCATTTAAATGAAGAAGATTTTAATATATTTTTACCTTTTTCGCATTGCCCGAGTTGTCGTGAATGTTTAACTGTGTTACAAAAAATTCCCATACTAAGTTATTTCTTTCTAAAAAGAAGATGTGCCTACTGTCAGGTAAGAATTTCTTTTTGCTATCCGCTTATCGAGATTTTAACTTTAGTGGCCTCATTTATAGTCATTGAACGATTTGGAATAAGCTTACAAACCTTTGCAGCGTTAATTTTAACCTGGGGGTTATTAATTTTAGCGTTTATTGATTTTGAACATAACATATTACCAGACATTATAACGTTTCCTTTATTGTGGTGTGGGTTACTTTCAAGCATAAAGCAGCTTTTTGTTTCCCCAGAAGTTGCTATTTTAGGTGCTTGTTTTGCTTATCTTTTTCTTTACCTACTCGCTAAATGCTATCAATGGCTGATTAAAATTGAGCCTATGGGGGAAGGGGATTTTAAATGTTTTGCCTTATTAGGTGCTTGGTTAGGCATAAAAGCTTTACCTTATATTCTGTTTATAGCGGCTGTTGCAGCGTCATTGGTCGGCGTTGTGCTATATCTATGCAATAAAGATAGCTTGCGAAAAGGAATAGCTTTTGGCCCTTATTTAGCTTTATCGGGTTGGCTAGTTCTATTATACCAACCCTATCTATAA
- a CDS encoding aconitate hydratase — protein sequence MAQNVTQKLINLHKVEGEMQPGTEIALKIDQTLCQDATGTMVMLECEAMGLNQTKAEISVQYIDHNLLQTDFKNADDHLFLLSACKKFGLYYSGPGNGVSHPVHMERFGKPGKTLLGSDSHTCAAGSLGMLAIGAGGLEVAMAIAGQPFHVAMPKVWGVKLTNSLPDWISAKDIILELLRRHDVDGGIGKIIEYYGPGLKHLSAMDRHVIANMGAELGATTSVFPSDAMTREFLKLQQRESDWQEIIADKNASYDEQDEIDLSQLEPLIALPSSPGKVVPIQEVVGRPIYQTMIGSSANPGLRDFAVAAEIVAGRQIAPGVSFDINPTSRQILENMVELGILEKLIRAGGRIHQAGCNGCIGMGQAPASGKISLRTVPRNFPGRSGTKEDQVYLCSPEIAAVSALTGVITDPRSLKNKAYPRFKEPQKIIINTMMLVPPSKNPNEVKLTKGPNIQPLPILPPLADNIEGPVLIKVGDDISTDTILPAGAKVLPFRSNIPGISQFVFDQIDPSYPKRALEYQKTGSIIVGGENYGQGSSREHAAIAPRYLGVQAVLVKQFARIHRQNLVNFGILPLIFSNSVDYDTIDQGDVLLIKDIRETIQKSEKLIVHNKTKNKNYTVTHPLTSRELKVLLAGGLINWIKQ from the coding sequence ATGGCACAAAATGTAACGCAAAAATTAATTAACTTACATAAGGTCGAAGGTGAAATGCAACCGGGTACAGAAATTGCCTTAAAAATAGACCAAACATTGTGCCAAGATGCCACAGGAACGATGGTGATGCTCGAATGTGAAGCAATGGGATTAAATCAGACTAAAGCAGAAATTTCAGTACAATACATTGATCATAACCTATTACAAACAGACTTTAAAAATGCAGATGACCATTTATTTTTACTTAGCGCTTGTAAAAAATTTGGTCTTTATTACAGCGGCCCAGGTAATGGTGTTAGCCATCCTGTGCATATGGAACGTTTTGGAAAACCAGGAAAAACCTTACTGGGCTCAGATAGCCATACCTGTGCGGCAGGATCTTTGGGCATGCTAGCCATTGGGGCAGGTGGATTAGAAGTTGCCATGGCTATTGCAGGACAACCCTTTCACGTCGCCATGCCGAAAGTTTGGGGCGTAAAATTAACCAATTCACTCCCGGACTGGATCAGCGCTAAAGATATCATTCTCGAATTATTACGTCGCCATGATGTGGATGGTGGAATAGGGAAAATTATTGAATATTATGGTCCTGGACTGAAACATTTATCTGCGATGGATCGTCATGTCATTGCCAACATGGGCGCGGAACTCGGTGCAACGACCAGTGTATTTCCATCGGATGCAATGACACGGGAATTCCTGAAATTACAACAACGTGAATCGGATTGGCAAGAAATTATTGCCGACAAAAATGCAAGTTATGATGAACAGGATGAAATCGATCTTTCCCAGCTTGAGCCTTTAATTGCATTACCTTCTAGCCCAGGAAAAGTAGTTCCTATCCAAGAAGTTGTCGGACGTCCTATCTACCAAACAATGATCGGTTCATCCGCCAATCCTGGACTAAGAGATTTTGCTGTTGCAGCAGAAATTGTCGCTGGAAGACAAATAGCACCGGGGGTTTCGTTTGATATAAACCCAACTTCGCGCCAAATTTTAGAAAATATGGTTGAACTAGGCATTTTAGAAAAATTAATTCGAGCTGGCGGCCGTATTCATCAAGCAGGATGTAATGGATGTATCGGAATGGGTCAGGCACCTGCTTCTGGAAAAATAAGTTTACGTACCGTACCAAGAAATTTTCCGGGTCGATCGGGAACAAAAGAAGACCAAGTCTATCTCTGTAGTCCAGAAATTGCCGCAGTGTCAGCTTTAACCGGAGTTATCACCGATCCTCGTTCTTTAAAAAATAAAGCTTATCCCCGTTTTAAAGAGCCGCAAAAAATTATTATTAATACAATGATGTTAGTGCCACCTTCTAAAAATCCTAACGAAGTAAAATTGACTAAAGGTCCTAATATCCAACCGTTGCCTATCCTTCCTCCTTTAGCCGATAACATTGAAGGGCCGGTTTTAATTAAAGTGGGTGATGATATTTCTACCGACACAATTCTACCGGCGGGTGCTAAAGTACTTCCTTTTCGGAGCAATATCCCTGGAATTAGTCAGTTTGTTTTTGATCAAATTGATCCCTCTTATCCAAAAAGAGCTTTAGAATATCAGAAGACCGGATCAATTATTGTTGGCGGTGAAAACTATGGACAAGGTTCCAGTCGGGAACATGCTGCTATTGCACCCCGTTATTTGGGTGTGCAAGCAGTGCTAGTGAAACAATTTGCGCGCATTCATAGACAAAATCTAGTTAACTTTGGAATCTTACCTCTGATTTTCAGCAACTCTGTTGATTATGACACAATTGACCAAGGTGATGTTTTATTAATTAAAGATATCCGTGAAACTATTCAGAAATCTGAGAAACTGATCGTTCATAATAAAACTAAAAATAAAAATTACACAGTTACTCACCCTTTAACTTCACGAGAATTAAAAGTATTATTAGCCGGCGGTCTCATTAATTGGATAAAACAATAA
- a CDS encoding GspE/PulE family protein produces the protein MEKFVINNFLKHLILDCGLKKEFIEEMIAYAKQQQVSFITYLIQTKKIDSSCLAQLLAKEFFLEYIDLDTIDVLQIPSCLIDKNLQQKYQILPLWQDKQKLGLVLVDPTQQLVFDTIRFTTGLMLEYKIADEKKLVALLKKVISLKKQTISSVIGVNPDKEAQLKEINNLDSSFNNSSSDDLTIINYVYKFLIDAITRNASDIHIEPYQEQLEIRFRIDGLLYSIVVLPKHLIPRVITRLKIMSQLDIAERRIPQDGRFQVKDRYGRNVDCRLSTCPTIHGEKLVIRILDSNKMLLEIDKLGMNRKQIGEFITALKSPHGMILVTGPTGSGKTITLYTALSFLKKPTVNISTVENPIEIILPGINQVNINPAIGLNFACVLRAFLRQDPDIIMVGEMRDQETAEIGIKAAQTGHLVLSTLHTNSAIESLIRLENMNIPTYNIVASVNLIIAQRLVRRLCTQCKIEEQLPEKFLFKLNLIPDPNIKIFTARGCSQCTDGYKGRTGIFEILTLTEEMKKIILQKNNALEIKEFAQKQGMQTLYLSALEKLKQGEISLLEMKRIIKD, from the coding sequence ATGGAAAAGTTTGTCATCAATAATTTTTTAAAACATTTAATACTCGATTGTGGTTTAAAAAAAGAATTTATTGAAGAAATGATTGCTTATGCCAAGCAGCAGCAAGTTTCTTTTATAACTTATTTAATTCAAACAAAAAAGATAGATTCTTCCTGTTTAGCTCAGCTTTTAGCAAAAGAATTTTTTCTAGAATATATTGACTTAGATACTATCGATGTATTGCAAATACCCAGTTGTTTAATCGATAAAAATTTACAACAAAAATATCAAATATTACCTTTATGGCAAGATAAACAAAAATTGGGTTTAGTTTTGGTTGATCCTACACAGCAATTAGTTTTTGATACTATTCGATTTACTACCGGCTTAATGTTGGAATATAAGATTGCAGATGAAAAAAAATTAGTAGCGCTATTAAAAAAAGTCATTTCTTTAAAAAAACAAACCATTAGTAGTGTTATAGGTGTAAATCCTGATAAAGAAGCGCAATTAAAGGAGATTAATAATCTTGACTCATCGTTTAATAATTCTAGCAGTGATGATTTAACAATTATAAATTATGTCTATAAATTTTTGATCGATGCGATTACACGCAATGCTTCCGATATTCATATAGAACCTTATCAAGAACAATTAGAAATACGTTTTCGTATCGATGGTTTATTATATTCAATAGTTGTTTTACCTAAACATTTAATACCACGAGTTATTACCCGTTTAAAAATCATGTCTCAGTTAGATATTGCTGAGCGAAGAATTCCACAAGATGGTCGTTTTCAGGTAAAAGATAGGTATGGTCGAAATGTAGATTGCCGATTAAGTACCTGCCCCACTATTCACGGAGAAAAATTAGTTATTAGAATTTTGGATAGTAACAAAATGTTGCTAGAAATAGATAAATTAGGAATGAATAGAAAACAAATAGGGGAATTTATAACAGCCCTAAAAAGTCCTCATGGTATGATTTTAGTGACTGGACCTACTGGCAGCGGGAAAACTATTACGCTTTACACAGCATTAAGTTTTTTAAAAAAACCAACAGTTAATATCTCTACTGTTGAAAATCCTATAGAAATTATTTTGCCGGGAATCAATCAGGTTAACATAAATCCAGCCATAGGTTTAAATTTTGCTTGTGTGCTAAGAGCATTTTTACGTCAAGATCCGGATATTATCATGGTTGGCGAAATGCGTGATCAGGAAACAGCTGAAATAGGGATAAAGGCAGCACAAACAGGCCATCTCGTTTTATCAACTTTACATACTAACAGCGCGATTGAGAGTTTGATCCGTTTAGAGAATATGAATATACCTACTTACAACATTGTTGCTTCTGTCAATTTAATTATTGCACAGCGATTAGTAAGACGGTTATGTACACAATGCAAAATTGAAGAGCAATTACCGGAAAAATTTTTGTTTAAGTTGAATTTAATACCAGATCCTAATATTAAAATTTTCACTGCAAGAGGATGTTCGCAATGCACAGACGGATATAAAGGTCGTACAGGTATTTTTGAAATTTTAACGCTTACGGAGGAAATGAAAAAAATAATTTTACAAAAAAATAACGCATTAGAAATAAAAGAATTTGCACAAAAACAAGGAATGCAAACTTTGTATTTATCAGCTTTAGAAAAGCTTAAACAAGGTGAGATAAGTTTGTTAGAAATGAAACGAATAATAAAAGATTAA
- a CDS encoding type II secretion system F family protein encodes MLSIVKIYIWKGITKKRKPCKGKEFFRSKAQLRLELQEQGIFISYIHTRWTIRFIRSVKVQEIFVFTHQIARLLKAGIPLLQILQLLETTTSNTALHEYLQKLIADLENGFSLSEALQGNKFYFSEFHCSLIALGEKTATLGLMFDRIADYQEKSMKQKAKIINALVYPLVVLIVAIFIFIALLVGIVPQFEQFFSDVGAQLPLITRIVVYLSKHIGFISIYCGLSLLISGSFFFFLKKKYSIIDNKIDSYYLKIPIVNKILSEIIIARITRALSTALAAGLPLIDALQLIAEISGNFVYKTAILISCEHIREGECFYQAFSQQKLFPLDLLQLIKIGEMANCLSEILNNTADLYEEKINFFSENLSVLLEPVLIIILGLMVACLVIAMYLPIFKLGSVI; translated from the coding sequence ATGTTAAGTATTGTTAAAATATATATTTGGAAAGGGATTACTAAAAAAAGAAAACCATGCAAAGGTAAAGAATTTTTCCGAAGTAAAGCTCAATTACGTTTAGAATTGCAAGAGCAAGGTATTTTTATCAGCTATATTCATACGCGTTGGACTATTCGATTTATTAGATCTGTCAAGGTGCAGGAGATTTTTGTTTTTACTCATCAGATAGCGCGTTTATTAAAAGCGGGAATTCCATTGTTGCAAATTTTGCAATTACTAGAAACCACAACCAGCAATACGGCACTACATGAATATTTACAAAAATTAATCGCTGACTTAGAAAACGGTTTTTCTTTAAGTGAAGCGTTGCAAGGAAATAAATTTTATTTTAGTGAATTCCATTGTAGCTTAATTGCATTAGGAGAAAAAACTGCTACTTTAGGATTAATGTTTGATCGCATCGCCGATTATCAAGAAAAAAGCATGAAACAAAAAGCAAAAATAATTAATGCCTTAGTCTATCCTCTTGTAGTTTTAATAGTGGCAATTTTTATTTTTATTGCTTTATTGGTGGGCATAGTTCCTCAGTTTGAACAATTTTTTTCAGACGTAGGGGCACAATTACCATTAATAACGCGCATTGTTGTATATTTATCAAAACATATAGGATTTATTAGTATCTATTGCGGATTATCGTTATTGATATCAGGTAGTTTTTTCTTTTTTTTAAAGAAAAAATACTCGATTATCGATAATAAAATAGATAGCTATTATTTAAAAATTCCTATTGTTAATAAAATTCTCTCAGAAATTATAATAGCTCGAATTACACGTGCATTATCTACTGCGCTTGCAGCGGGTTTGCCATTAATCGATGCTCTGCAACTTATTGCTGAAATATCGGGTAATTTTGTTTATAAAACGGCTATTTTAATCAGCTGTGAACATATACGTGAGGGTGAATGTTTTTATCAAGCCTTTTCACAACAAAAATTGTTTCCATTAGATCTGTTGCAACTTATTAAAATTGGAGAAATGGCTAATTGTCTAAGTGAAATATTAAATAATACGGCCGATCTATATGAAGAAAAAATAAATTTTTTTTCAGAAAACTTATCCGTATTATTGGAGCCAGTATTAATTATTATTTTAGGTTTAATGGTCGCTTGTTTAGTTATAGCTATGTATTTGCCTATCTTCAAATTAGGAAGTGTTATTTAA
- a CDS encoding NAD(P)H-dependent glycerol-3-phosphate dehydrogenase — MSIKSSGLFPSIAIIGAGAWGSALAIHLARKGQAVRLWAYEKQQVAEINTKKTNERYLPDIIFPSNITCSDDYQTVLSETQDILIVVPSAAFHTTLKKMQPYLQTNQRLLWASKGLDSEKHQLLNEVVQEVLGDIEMAVLSGPSFAKEVAMGLPTAVCIASENYDFAKDLLLRFQTKNFRVEMTQDIMGVELGGAMKNILAIAVGITEGLGFGANAKAAVITSGLSEMIELGLTLGAKQDTFLGLSGLGDLVLTCTDNQSRNRRLGLALGQGESLEEIKKLIGTTEGYDTAKNIFFLIKKYGVKAPFCEGVYHILYEKKSPKTLFKDYFQ; from the coding sequence ATGTCTATAAAATCATCGGGCCTTTTTCCATCCATTGCTATTATTGGCGCAGGTGCTTGGGGAAGTGCTCTAGCTATACACTTAGCTCGTAAAGGTCAAGCAGTTCGTTTATGGGCTTATGAAAAACAACAAGTTGCGGAAATAAATACTAAAAAAACTAACGAGCGTTATTTGCCGGATATTATTTTTCCTTCTAATATTACTTGTTCGGATGATTACCAAACGGTTCTGTCCGAAACGCAAGATATTTTAATTGTTGTGCCAAGTGCCGCTTTTCATACAACTTTAAAGAAAATGCAGCCTTATTTGCAGACTAATCAGCGCTTGTTATGGGCAAGTAAAGGTTTAGATTCTGAAAAACATCAATTATTAAATGAAGTGGTTCAAGAGGTACTGGGAGATATAGAAATGGCAGTGCTATCAGGCCCTAGCTTTGCGAAGGAAGTTGCTATGGGCTTGCCTACGGCTGTCTGCATTGCGTCGGAAAATTATGATTTTGCAAAGGACTTATTACTAAGATTTCAGACTAAAAATTTTCGTGTGGAAATGACACAAGATATTATGGGTGTAGAACTTGGTGGTGCGATGAAAAATATATTGGCTATTGCTGTCGGCATAACAGAGGGCTTAGGGTTTGGCGCTAATGCAAAAGCGGCGGTGATTACTTCCGGATTATCAGAAATGATTGAACTAGGTTTAACATTAGGTGCAAAGCAGGATACTTTCTTAGGGCTGTCGGGGCTTGGAGATCTGGTATTAACCTGCACGGATAATCAATCTCGCAATCGCCGTTTAGGTTTAGCTTTGGGACAAGGAGAAAGCTTGGAGGAAATTAAAAAATTAATTGGCACTACGGAAGGTTATGATACCGCAAAAAATATTTTCTTTTTAATAAAAAAATATGGTGTTAAAGCGCCGTTTTGTGAAGGCGTGTATCATATTTTGTATGAAAAAAAATCACCGAAAACACTTTTTAAAGATTATTTCCAGTAA
- a CDS encoding 4'-phosphopantetheinyl transferase family protein — MGGLNPPIIYIWHTRLEVHAKKYTLFQSWLSSEEKIRAEKLATPYRQNFIISRGVLRDLLAYYSNYPPQELKLSYSLSGKPLLINPEQPIEFNLSHSKNILAYAFTIDAPVGIDIEYISHRTNLDKIAYRFFPADEYDRLKLLEGKKKLKAFFNAWVKTEVLIKAMGKTLQTHPYSRYKLSLDPQLNPLIDIKKSIDSLYTFYNLSLYPNFATAVAVKGDRKPIVIKKYTKTMFARVKSK; from the coding sequence ATGGGCGGATTAAACCCACCTATTATTTATATTTGGCATACTAGGCTTGAAGTCCATGCAAAAAAATATACGCTCTTTCAAAGCTGGCTTTCTTCCGAGGAAAAAATACGGGCTGAAAAGCTAGCTACCCCTTATCGACAAAACTTTATTATTTCAAGAGGGGTGCTACGTGATTTATTAGCCTATTATTCTAATTACCCCCCCCAGGAGCTGAAATTAAGCTATTCACTTTCTGGTAAGCCCTTATTAATAAATCCTGAGCAACCCATAGAGTTTAACCTTTCTCATTCAAAAAATATCTTGGCTTATGCTTTTACGATTGACGCGCCTGTGGGTATTGATATTGAATATATAAGTCACAGAACGAATCTCGACAAAATCGCCTATCGTTTCTTCCCTGCGGATGAATATGATCGATTAAAATTATTAGAAGGTAAAAAAAAATTAAAGGCATTTTTTAATGCATGGGTAAAAACCGAAGTGTTAATAAAAGCCATGGGTAAAACCTTACAGACTCATCCCTATTCTCGATACAAACTATCCTTAGATCCTCAATTAAATCCTTTAATAGACATAAAAAAGAGTATAGATTCTCTTTATACTTTTTATAATTTATCCCTTTATCCTAATTTTGCAACGGCTGTTGCTGTAAAGGGCGATAGAAAACCTATCGTTATTAAAAAATATACCAAAACAATGTTTGCTCGCGTTAAAAGTAAATAA
- a CDS encoding protein kinase domain-containing protein — MPNHTPLPLPNFFNKKRPPNLNLTPRNNSSTSINFSEAPSLPDTISTCTTPKVKAFLATSSLDNIKNLITYNSKKPIKNGQNGIVKTVTLSLSLKNETRTLVEKQGGSSVNREIKITNAIKTTTSSNFPYHLFALPIHQESSQITNTLYTCYRALGDLQTNIGYIQQKLQLEDSSAFSYIFQVFHQLTIALDALHNSDFKDEEGNIHQGIVHNDIKPDNIFLKIRSIELADFGCAYFKNTSAPQYATFLFSAPELWTNENFCQQVILNSDKSDIWSLGASLMYLLSNELMAPSLEKLSELDKILRYQEWAKNYSQQWKSLIAKIFTSVKNFSSEKDIVSLLKENINLKLHSIDTINKKLILNNLALLMQAPIEVRPSANELKIILDKLDFIIDGEPEIFISQLLNRNSSNVNTACSKLTNGYVSISDLNMNMPR, encoded by the coding sequence ATGCCTAACCACACACCGCTTCCTTTACCGAATTTTTTTAATAAAAAACGCCCTCCTAACTTAAATCTTACGCCCAGAAACAACTCATCTACCTCTATTAACTTCTCAGAAGCACCTTCTCTTCCTGATACCATATCAACTTGCACTACACCTAAAGTAAAAGCTTTTCTAGCCACATCAAGTTTAGATAACATTAAAAATCTAATAACTTATAATAGTAAAAAGCCAATAAAGAATGGTCAAAATGGAATTGTTAAAACAGTTACCTTATCACTCTCTCTAAAAAATGAAACTCGTACGTTGGTTGAAAAACAAGGGGGTTCCAGTGTCAATCGTGAAATTAAGATCACTAATGCCATTAAAACCACAACTTCTTCAAATTTTCCCTATCATTTATTTGCATTACCTATTCATCAAGAATCAAGCCAAATAACAAATACTCTTTATACCTGTTACAGAGCCCTTGGTGATCTTCAAACTAACATTGGATATATTCAACAAAAGCTCCAATTAGAAGATAGTTCAGCTTTTAGCTATATTTTTCAGGTATTTCATCAACTTACCATAGCTCTGGATGCATTACATAACTCAGATTTTAAGGATGAAGAAGGCAATATTCACCAAGGTATTGTCCATAACGATATTAAGCCCGATAATATTTTTCTTAAAATTAGAAGTATCGAATTAGCCGATTTTGGTTGCGCTTATTTTAAAAATACCTCAGCCCCACAATATGCCACATTTTTATTCTCAGCTCCCGAACTTTGGACGAATGAAAACTTTTGTCAACAAGTTATCCTAAATAGTGATAAATCAGATATATGGTCTCTCGGTGCAAGCTTGATGTACCTATTATCTAATGAATTAATGGCTCCTTCTTTAGAAAAACTTTCTGAATTAGATAAAATTTTGAGATATCAAGAATGGGCAAAAAATTACTCTCAACAATGGAAAAGTCTTATAGCTAAAATTTTTACCTCTGTGAAAAACTTTAGTTCAGAAAAAGACATTGTTAGTTTGTTAAAAGAAAATATAAACCTTAAATTACATTCCATTGATACAATTAATAAAAAATTGATATTAAATAATTTGGCACTGTTAATGCAAGCCCCTATTGAGGTTAGGCCGAGTGCTAACGAATTAAAAATTATATTGGATAAACTCGATTTTATTATTGATGGAGAGCCAGAAATTTTTATTTCGCAGTTATTAAATCGAAATAGTAGTAACGTTAATACTGCTTGTTCCAAACTAACAAACGGTTATGTATCTATTTCAGATTTAAATATGAACATGCCTAGATAA
- a CDS encoding disulfide bond formation protein B — MHLPVTRWIDLLTFFLCALVLAIAAYLQYKVGIIPCPLCIIQRFLITLLGLLFLMGGLFNFEPVTRCFLHTLTFLFAVAGAVVASRQLWLEHFPSDQLISCQATIAQYSTSIYFHKIIALFFQGTSNCGSGTWRFLNLSMPGWTLIIFIVLAAISLRQVYINRRKHKQHFLS, encoded by the coding sequence ATGCATTTACCCGTTACTCGCTGGATCGATTTATTGACATTTTTTCTTTGCGCCTTAGTATTAGCGATTGCGGCCTATTTGCAATATAAAGTTGGGATTATTCCTTGTCCACTCTGTATTATTCAACGATTTTTAATTACGCTGTTAGGCCTTTTATTTCTAATGGGTGGATTGTTTAATTTTGAACCCGTAACGCGTTGCTTTCTACATACCTTAACTTTTTTATTTGCAGTAGCGGGTGCCGTGGTAGCAAGCCGGCAACTCTGGTTAGAACATTTTCCTTCGGACCAGTTAATCAGTTGCCAAGCGACAATTGCGCAATATAGTACCTCTATTTATTTTCACAAGATTATTGCATTGTTTTTTCAAGGGACCAGCAATTGTGGTAGCGGAACTTGGCGTTTTTTAAACTTAAGCATGCCAGGATGGACATTAATAATTTTTATTGTACTGGCGGCTATTTCATTACGTCAGGTATATATAAACCGACGCAAACATAAACAGCATTTTTTATCTTAG